In Syntrophotaleaceae bacterium, a genomic segment contains:
- a CDS encoding ABC transporter permease produces the protein MNPEKKSFWFDVFWPRLRKNRMAMAGAAIVLLMFLLAIFAPLLADDPGQIDISRRLQPPDLNHLMGTDDLGRDVLTRILYGARISLMVGFVAVGIATTIGVLLGALAGYYGRWVDGLIMRFVDIMLCFPTFFLILAVVAFLEPSIWNIMIIIGLTGWMGVSRLVRAEFLSLREREFVIAARAGGARDGRIIFRHLLPNALSPVLVSATLGVAGAILTESALSFLGIGVQPPTPSWGNMLIAGKQTLGTAWWLSAFPGLAILVTVLGYNLLGEGIRDALDPRIRD, from the coding sequence ATGAACCCTGAAAAAAAATCCTTCTGGTTCGATGTCTTCTGGCCCCGCCTGCGAAAAAACCGCATGGCCATGGCCGGGGCCGCCATCGTGCTGCTCATGTTTCTGCTGGCGATCTTCGCCCCCCTGCTGGCCGACGATCCGGGACAGATCGATATTTCCCGGAGGCTCCAGCCTCCGGACTTGAACCACCTCATGGGCACCGACGACCTCGGCCGGGATGTGCTGACCCGCATCCTCTACGGGGCCCGGATCTCTCTGATGGTCGGATTTGTGGCGGTGGGCATCGCTACCACCATCGGCGTGCTGTTGGGGGCGCTCGCGGGTTATTACGGACGCTGGGTCGACGGCTTGATCATGCGTTTCGTCGACATCATGCTCTGCTTTCCGACTTTCTTTCTGATTCTGGCGGTGGTCGCCTTTCTCGAGCCGTCCATCTGGAACATCATGATCATTATCGGTCTGACCGGGTGGATGGGAGTCTCCCGTCTGGTCAGGGCCGAATTCCTCTCCCTGCGGGAACGGGAATTCGTGATTGCAGCCAGAGCAGGCGGGGCCCGTGACGGCCGCATCATTTTCCGTCATCTGCTGCCGAATGCCCTGTCTCCGGTGCTGGTCTCGGCGACCCTGGGGGTGGCCGGCGCCATCCTCACCGAAAGCGCCCTGTCTTTTCTCGGCATCGGCGTGCAGCCGCCGACCCCCTCCTGGGGCAATATGCTCATCGCCGGCAAGCAGACTCTCGGCACCGCCTGGTGGCTGTCGGCTTTCCCCGGCCTGGCCATTCTTGTGACCGTTCTGGGGTACAACCTGCTGGGCGAAGGGATTCGGGACGCCCTCGATCCGCGGATTCGGGATTGA
- a CDS encoding ABC transporter permease — protein MLLYIGKRLLLMVPLLLGITLISFVVVHLAPGEPTDLQTQLNPEVSTELQERLRAQYDLDKPLLVQYGKWLGRLAQLDFGRSFSQDRRPVTEKIAERLPVTILINVLSIGLILAVSIPIGIISAVRRNTNFDRMTTIFVFIGFATPSFWLALLLMDLLGVRFGLFPIAGLKSLGHEYLGPLRQVVDILHHLILPVFVSAFGGLAGFSRYMRGNMLEVVRQDYILTARAKGLSERAVIWHHGLRNALLPVITILGLAVPGLIGGSVIFETIFAIPGMGKLFYDAVMMRDYPVIMGILVIGAVLTLVGNLLADLSYALADPRIRHR, from the coding sequence ATGTTGCTATATATCGGAAAACGGCTGTTGTTGATGGTGCCCCTGCTGCTGGGCATCACGCTCATCTCCTTTGTCGTGGTGCATCTGGCTCCGGGGGAGCCGACGGATCTTCAGACCCAGCTCAATCCCGAGGTCAGCACCGAGCTCCAGGAGAGGCTCCGGGCCCAGTACGATCTGGACAAACCGCTCCTGGTGCAGTACGGCAAATGGCTGGGGAGGCTGGCGCAGCTCGACTTCGGCCGGTCCTTTTCCCAGGACCGGAGGCCGGTCACCGAAAAGATCGCCGAACGGCTCCCGGTCACGATCCTGATCAACGTCCTCTCCATCGGGTTGATCCTGGCCGTATCGATCCCTATCGGCATCATTTCCGCCGTCCGGCGCAATACCAATTTCGACCGGATGACCACCATCTTCGTCTTCATCGGTTTCGCTACCCCTTCCTTCTGGCTGGCCCTGCTGCTGATGGACCTGCTCGGCGTCCGCTTTGGACTTTTCCCGATTGCCGGTCTCAAGTCCCTCGGTCATGAATACCTGGGGCCTTTAAGACAGGTGGTGGATATCCTGCACCACCTGATTTTGCCGGTTTTCGTTTCGGCCTTCGGTGGTCTGGCCGGTTTTTCCCGCTACATGAGGGGTAACATGCTGGAGGTGGTGCGGCAGGACTACATCCTCACCGCCCGGGCCAAAGGTCTGTCGGAAAGGGCGGTCATCTGGCATCACGGCCTGCGCAACGCCCTGCTGCCGGTGATCACCATTCTCGGTCTGGCGGTCCCCGGTCTGATCGGCGGCAGCGTCATCTTCGAGACGATCTTCGCCATTCCGGGGATGGGCAAGCTGTTCTACGATGCCGTCATGATGCGGGATTATCCGGTAATCATGGGCATTCTGGTCATCGGCGCGGTCCTGACCCTGGTCGGCAATCTGCTGGCCGACCTCAGCTACGCCCTGGCGGACCCGCGCATCCGGCATCGATGA
- a CDS encoding sodium-dependent transporter, with translation MNRRPTARSFWGTRFGFVLAAAGSAIGLGNIWKFPFIAGIHGGGAFVLVYLGCIVLVGLPIMLAEMLIGRQGQRDVVGSFAALSGKRSPWRLVGWAAVAASFILLSYYAVVAGWSFDYVFKSATGVLRDRSPDDIKGLFQALTASPGRMILWQGVFVLATVGIVLGGVRSGIERWSRILLPALFALLILLFLQGLSSPGGWPALKFMFHADLNRLTPEALLDALGHAFFTLSLGAGVMITYASYLDPGADLYSLSLRIVLLDTLVALLAALTIFSVAFSAGINVDSGPGLVFQTLPILLLQWPFGNLLALLFFVLLAFAALSSSISMLEVVVAYLIDERAWSRIRATLFTGLSAFLMGLPALLSFNLWAEVRPLFGQDVFTIFDTLVSSYLLPLGGLFVALYAGWFWSRESEKQALLGDHHGSWLYQTWHFLLRYVSPAAVIVVLLNQAGVFR, from the coding sequence ATGAATCGGAGACCGACAGCCCGCTCCTTCTGGGGAACCCGATTCGGTTTCGTTCTGGCGGCCGCCGGCAGCGCCATCGGTCTGGGCAATATCTGGAAGTTTCCCTTCATTGCCGGTATTCACGGCGGCGGAGCCTTCGTCCTGGTCTATCTGGGCTGTATCGTTCTGGTGGGGCTGCCGATCATGCTGGCCGAAATGCTCATAGGTCGGCAGGGGCAGCGCGATGTTGTCGGCTCCTTTGCCGCCCTGTCAGGGAAGAGGAGTCCCTGGCGCCTGGTCGGCTGGGCTGCTGTGGCGGCCTCCTTCATCCTGCTCAGCTACTATGCCGTGGTGGCCGGGTGGAGCTTTGACTACGTCTTCAAATCGGCCACCGGCGTTCTGCGTGATCGAAGTCCCGACGACATAAAAGGATTGTTCCAGGCCCTGACGGCCTCCCCCGGTCGGATGATCCTCTGGCAGGGGGTTTTTGTCCTGGCCACCGTCGGCATCGTTCTGGGCGGCGTCCGCAGTGGCATCGAGCGCTGGAGCAGAATTCTGCTGCCGGCGCTGTTCGCCCTGCTGATACTCTTGTTTCTGCAGGGATTGTCGTCTCCCGGCGGGTGGCCGGCGTTGAAGTTCATGTTCCATGCAGATCTGAACCGGTTGACACCTGAAGCCCTGCTCGACGCCCTGGGGCATGCCTTCTTCACTCTTTCCCTGGGAGCGGGGGTGATGATCACCTATGCCTCCTATCTCGATCCCGGCGCGGATCTCTATTCCCTGTCCCTGCGCATCGTGCTGCTCGACACCCTGGTGGCGCTGCTGGCCGCCCTGACTATCTTTTCCGTCGCCTTCTCGGCCGGCATCAATGTCGACTCCGGGCCGGGACTGGTGTTTCAGACCCTGCCGATTCTGTTGCTGCAGTGGCCCTTCGGCAATCTGCTGGCACTGCTGTTTTTCGTTCTCCTCGCCTTTGCCGCCCTGTCGTCCTCCATTTCCATGCTCGAGGTGGTGGTCGCGTATCTGATCGACGAACGGGCCTGGTCCCGCATCAGGGCGACCCTTTTTACAGGACTTTCCGCTTTCCTGATGGGTCTTCCAGCACTTCTCTCTTTCAACCTCTGGGCTGAGGTCCGGCCTCTGTTCGGCCAGGATGTCTTCACCATCTTCGATACCCTGGTGTCCTCCTACCTGCTCCCCCTCGGCGGCCTTTTCGTCGCCCTGTACGCCGGCTGGTTCTGGTCCCGCGAGAGCGAAAAACAGGCCCTGC
- a CDS encoding peptide-binding protein — MSLKWIAFLCFALLLGACSERDPDSVPLAEAEPAYGDTLILGSIGDASNLLPVLASDSASSDINGLVYNGLVRYDKNLQVEGDLAESWEISKDNLTITFHLRRDVRWHDGKPFTAEDALFTYRLLVDPKTPTAYAERYLQVDKAEVLDPYTFRVTYKKPLATALISWAFAIHPKHLLEGTDITQSPFSSRPVGTGPYRFVEWRRGEKIVLEANPDYYEGRPYLRRVVYRVIPDTSTMFLELQSGGLDLMGLTPLQYAMQTNTPAFNRRFNKYRYPDFSYTYLGYNLRRPLFQDKRVRQAMSFAIDKQELVEGVLLGLGQVATGPYKPGSWPYNPDVPRYPYDPEKARTLLAQAGWTDSDGDGILDKDGKPFAFTILTNQGNDQRIKSGEIIQRRFREVGIDVKLRVLEWASFLKEFLEPGNFDAVIMGWTIPIDPDSYEIWHSSKIRPRELNFIQFRNEEVDRLLETGRRSLDQAERKRVYDRLQVILAEEQPYTFLYVPDSLPAVASRVQGIEPAPAGIMHNFIQWYVPEDEQKYQR; from the coding sequence ATGTCGCTTAAATGGATCGCTTTTCTTTGTTTTGCCCTTTTGCTGGGTGCCTGCAGCGAGAGGGACCCGGATTCGGTCCCGCTGGCGGAGGCCGAGCCGGCCTACGGGGATACCTTGATCCTGGGGAGTATCGGCGATGCCTCCAACCTTTTGCCCGTGCTGGCCTCCGACTCGGCTTCCTCCGATATCAACGGTCTGGTCTACAACGGTCTGGTCCGTTACGACAAGAACCTGCAGGTCGAGGGGGATCTGGCTGAAAGCTGGGAAATTTCAAAGGACAACCTGACGATCACCTTTCACCTGCGGCGGGATGTGCGATGGCATGACGGAAAACCCTTTACCGCGGAAGACGCCCTCTTCACCTACCGCCTGCTGGTCGATCCGAAGACCCCCACCGCCTATGCCGAGCGCTACCTGCAGGTGGACAAAGCCGAGGTGCTCGACCCCTACACCTTCCGCGTCACGTACAAAAAACCGCTGGCGACAGCCCTGATCAGCTGGGCTTTCGCCATCCATCCGAAACATCTGCTGGAAGGAACGGATATCACCCAAAGCCCGTTTTCCAGCCGACCCGTGGGTACGGGCCCCTACCGGTTCGTGGAATGGCGCCGTGGGGAGAAGATCGTCCTGGAAGCCAACCCGGATTATTATGAGGGTCGGCCCTATCTGCGCCGGGTGGTCTACCGTGTCATTCCGGATACCTCCACCATGTTCCTGGAACTGCAGTCCGGCGGTCTGGACCTGATGGGCCTGACCCCCCTGCAATATGCCATGCAGACAAACACGCCGGCCTTCAACCGCCGTTTCAACAAATATCGGTATCCGGATTTTTCCTACACCTATCTCGGCTATAACCTGCGTCGTCCCCTGTTTCAGGACAAACGGGTGCGCCAGGCCATGTCCTTTGCCATCGACAAACAGGAGCTTGTCGAGGGGGTGCTCCTCGGGCTCGGGCAGGTCGCAACGGGACCCTACAAGCCCGGCAGCTGGCCCTACAACCCGGATGTGCCCCGTTATCCCTATGATCCTGAAAAGGCCAGGACCCTGCTGGCTCAGGCCGGCTGGACCGATAGCGACGGCGACGGCATTCTGGACAAGGACGGCAAGCCTTTCGCCTTCACCATCCTGACCAATCAGGGCAACGATCAGCGGATCAAGAGCGGTGAAATCATCCAGAGACGGTTCCGGGAGGTGGGCATCGATGTGAAGCTGCGGGTTCTCGAATGGGCCTCCTTTCTGAAGGAATTCCTGGAGCCGGGGAATTTCGATGCCGTCATCATGGGCTGGACCATTCCTATCGATCCCGACAGTTACGAAATCTGGCATTCGAGCAAGATCCGTCCGAGGGAGCTGAATTTCATCCAGTTCCGGAACGAGGAGGTCGATCGCCTTCTGGAAACAGGGCGGCGGTCCCTCGACCAGGCTGAACGGAAGAGAGTTTATGACCGCCTGCAGGTGATTCTGGCCGAGGAACAGCCTTACACTTTCCTGTACGTGCCCGACTCGTTGCCGGCCGTGGCCAGTCGAGTCCAAGGCATAGAACCGGCTCCTGCGGGGATCATGCATAATTTCATTCAATGGTACGTGCCTGAGGATGAACAGAAGTATCAGCGCTGA
- a CDS encoding YchJ family metal-binding protein, producing the protein MKTGRNDPCPCGSGKKFKKCCLGDEDAGSCPAGVFPAALVEARRRAFAEQDFGFIYDSYHPDSPFRRHFPNRRGYLIYARRELRGAFEILQCRVLGEEFPSEGEARVLFYLDVLHGAERLETIELSRFLQVGGVWLYHSGHKVPRSAFDKPLEEIEPGEVERLAEGISF; encoded by the coding sequence ATGAAAACGGGCCGCAACGATCCATGCCCCTGCGGCAGCGGGAAAAAATTCAAAAAATGCTGCCTGGGTGATGAAGACGCCGGGAGCTGCCCTGCCGGCGTCTTTCCGGCCGCTCTGGTAGAGGCGCGCCGCCGCGCCTTTGCCGAACAGGATTTCGGCTTTATCTACGACAGCTATCATCCGGATTCCCCCTTTCGCCGGCATTTCCCCAATCGCCGGGGATACCTGATCTACGCCCGCAGGGAATTGCGCGGTGCCTTCGAAATCCTGCAGTGCCGGGTCCTGGGGGAAGAGTTCCCCTCCGAAGGAGAGGCGCGGGTGCTGTTCTATCTCGACGTCCTGCATGGCGCGGAAAGGCTGGAAACCATCGAATTGTCCCGGTTCCTGCAAGTCGGCGGGGTCTGGCTCTACCACTCCGGCCACAAGGTCCCCCGCAGCGCCTTTGACAAACCCCTGGAGGAGATCGAGCCCGGCGAGGTGGAACGGCTGGCGGAGGGAATCAGTTTTTAA